The DNA window CAGCACGACGCCGTCGTCGATGGCGCAGAAGAACGATAGCGAACCGTCCGGGTGCATCTTCTGGATGGAACGGCAATAATATTCGCCGCCCACCTTCACCACCACCGGATGCGAGGCGAAGCTCAGCGGCGTCAGGGTCTGCGCGACGATTCCAACGGAAGCGGCATATTCCTCGGCCGCATTGGTGGCGTTGAATTCGCGCACGATGCGGTGATCGGCATCGGACGCCGTCACCACCAGCTTTTCGTCGGTCGGAACGAAATTGTCGGTCTTGAAGACGTGGAACGGAATCTCCGTGGCGATCAACACGATGATGGCGCTGTCAGAGGTGACCCTGCCGTTCGAGATCAGGCGTGTGGTCTCGAACTTCAGATCGTCGCCGGCCGACCCGCCGAGCAGCGGTATGTCGTCAAGTCCCCAGTGGATGGCGGAGCTTACCGCTTCCTCGGCATAGGATAGCCCATCGATGAAACAGAGCGCGAAGGTGTTCCTGGTCTGCTCACCGCCGAGCCGGCCGCGCAGCGCGCGCCGCAAGGCCTCGACCTCGCCGGTGATCCTGTCCATGCCCGATGTGGACAGGTTGCCGACCATGGTGCTGACCGCGGTGAACGACGCCGACGGCAGCAGCATTGCCAGCATATGGCCTTCTTCGAGCCCCTGCGGCGTGATCTCGCCGGCTGTCGAGCAGCCCGCATGATGGAGCCCCGGCGCGTGGGCAGAAAGCGCCCGCGACAAGGCACCGGCCTCGACGAGGCTCTGGGAAAAGAACAGCAGCGCAAAGCCGGCGTTGATTGCGGCGGCCTCGGCGGCCACCGCGCGCGCGAAAACATCCGGGTTGGGCTCGTCCGTGGTCAGCGCCGACAAGCCGCATGCGTAGCGCGTCCGTGAACTGGTCAGCGGCGTCCTCCCGCACTTCCTCCAACGCTGTTTTATGCGCGGCTGTTTTTACCAAGCTTCTGGCGCGCGGCGTCGAAGATATTGTTGCTTCCAATAGGCGTTTTGGCAATGGGGGCGAGGGGAGTGCGCCTTTGGCCTTGGCCATGACCGAAAGTACAATGATCCGCCTTTTCCGTCGCGCTGTTTTTTGTGCGTTGTGCGGTGTACGAATAACGCATGGCCGAAGCGCCAGCGGCGTGTCGGCAGGTGAGGACCAAGGTTGATACCCAGGGAGGGACCATGTCGGACGTTTCGTTTGTTGTGAACGGGAGGCGCGTCAGCGGCGTTGCCGAGGATCGAACGCTTCTGGTCCATTTCCTGCGCGAGAATCTCGGCCTTACAGGCACTCATGTCGGGTGCGATACCTCGCAATGCGGGGCCTGCGTCGTCCATGTCGACGGCAAGGCGGTGAAGTCCTGCACCATGCTTGCGGTCCAGGCGTCCGGCTCGAGCGTCGTGACGATCGAAGGTCTCGCCAACGGCGCCGACCTGCATCCGGTGCAGGCGGCCTTCAAGGAACATCACGGGCTGCAGTGCGGTTTCTGCACGCCAGGCATGATCATGACTGCGACCGACATGATCAACCGCCACCCCGAAGGCCTCGACGAGGCGACGGTGCGGGCCGAACTGGAAGGCAACATCTGCCGGTGCACCGGCTACCACAACATCGTCAAGGCGATCCTCGCCGCATCGAAGACGATGTCGAAGGGAGCCAAGGGCAAGGCGAAGCAGGCTGCGTGAAGAGTGAGCGGTAGAGTAGTGAGTGGTCAGTTGCCGGTCTGAACCGGCGGCGATCTTCACTATTCAGGTACTCGCTACTTCATACTCACCATTTCGGGAGGAATTTCTATGGGCATTGAAGGTGTTGGCGCTCGGGTCGCGCGCAAGGAAGACAAAAGATTCATCACCGGCGCCGGCCGCTATGTAGACGACATGGTGGTGCCCGGCATGAAGCATGCGGCCTTCGTGCGCAGCCCGCACGCGCATGCTCAGATCAAGAAGATCGACGTCAAGAAGGCGCAAGCCATGCCCGGCGTCATCGGGGTGCTGACCGGCAAGGAGCTCAAGGCCGATGGCATCGGTAACCTGATCTGCGGCTGGATGATCCACTCCAAGGACGGTTCGCCGATGAAGATGGGCGCATGGTCGCCGCTGGCCTTCGACAAGGTTCGCTATGTCGGCGACGCGGTCGTCATCGTCGTCGCCGAGACCAAGGGCCAGGCACGCGATGCGGCCGAAGCGGTCGAGATCACCTACAAGGAACTGAAGGCGGTCGTCGACGCCTCGAAGGCGATGGACAAGGGCGCGCCGCAGATCCACCCGGAGGCCGACAACAACCTGATCTTCGACTGGGACATCGGCAATGCCGACGAGACGGCGGCTGCCTTCAAGAAAGCATCCCATGTCGTCAAGATGGACATCATCAACAACCGGCTGGTTCCCAACGCC is part of the Mesorhizobium loti genome and encodes:
- a CDS encoding FIST signal transduction protein produces the protein MSALTTDEPNPDVFARAVAAEAAAINAGFALLFFSQSLVEAGALSRALSAHAPGLHHAGCSTAGEITPQGLEEGHMLAMLLPSASFTAVSTMVGNLSTSGMDRITGEVEALRRALRGRLGGEQTRNTFALCFIDGLSYAEEAVSSAIHWGLDDIPLLGGSAGDDLKFETTRLISNGRVTSDSAIIVLIATEIPFHVFKTDNFVPTDEKLVVTASDADHRIVREFNATNAAEEYAASVGIVAQTLTPLSFASHPVVVKVGGEYYCRSIQKMHPDGSLSFFCAIDDGVVLSIAQPKDMVESTRAALREVEERLGGIDMILGFDCVLRRLDARNRQVFRDISELYRVNNVIGFGTYGEQYRSMHLNQTFTGIAFGERQAAE
- a CDS encoding (2Fe-2S)-binding protein, yielding MSDVSFVVNGRRVSGVAEDRTLLVHFLRENLGLTGTHVGCDTSQCGACVVHVDGKAVKSCTMLAVQASGSSVVTIEGLANGADLHPVQAAFKEHHGLQCGFCTPGMIMTATDMINRHPEGLDEATVRAELEGNICRCTGYHNIVKAILAASKTMSKGAKGKAKQAA